The Globicephala melas chromosome 13, mGloMel1.2, whole genome shotgun sequence genome includes a region encoding these proteins:
- the MN1 gene encoding transcriptional activator MN1 codes for MFGLDQFEPQINSRNAGQGERNFNEAGLSMNAHFKAPAFHAGGPPGPVDPAMSGLGESPILGMNMEPYGFHARGHSELHAGGLQAQPVHGFFGGQQPHHGHPGGHHPHQHHPHFGGNFGGSDPGASCLHGGRLLGYGGAAGGLGSQPPFAEGYDHLAESQGPESFGPQRPGNLPDFHSSGASGHAVPAPCLPLDQSPNRAASFHGLPASSGSDSHSLEPRRVANQGAVDSLEYNYPGEPPSGHFDMFSPSDSEGQLPHYAAGRQVPGSSFPGASAMPRAAGMVGLSKMHAQQQQQQQQQHGVFFERFGGTRKMPVGLEPAVGSRHPLMQPPQQAPPPPPQQPPQQPPPPPPPQQQQPPPPPPPGLLVRQNSCPPALPRPQQGEAGTPSGGLQDGGPMLPSQHAQFEYPIHRLENRSMHPYSEPVFNMQHPPPQQTPNQRLQHFDAPPYMNVAKRPRFDFPGSAGVDRCASWNGSMHNGALDNHLSPSAYSGLPGEFTPPVPDSFPSGPPLQHPAPDHQSLQQQQQQQQQQQQQQQQQQQQQRQNAALMIKQMASRNQQQRLRQPNLAQLGHPGDVGQGGLVHSGPVGGLAQPNFERESGGAGAGRLGTFEQQAQHLAQESAWFPGPHPPPGDLLPRRMGGSGLPADCGPHDPGLAPPPPPGGSGVLFRGSLQEPLRMPGEGHVPALPSPGLQFGGSLASLGQLQSPGAGVGLPSAPSERRPQPPDFTAPALGGQPGFPFGAANRQATPHSGPGVNSPPSAGGGGGSTGGGGGGGAYPQQPDFQPSQRTSASKLGALSLGSFNKPSSKDNLFGQSCLAALSTACQNMIASLGAPNLNVTFNKKNPPEGKRKLSQNETDGAAMASNPGSDYFPGGTAPGAAGPGGQSGTSSSGSKASGPPNPPAQGDGTSLSPNYTLESTSGNDGKPVPGGGGRGRGRRKRDSGHVSPGTFFDKYSAAPDSGGAPGVSPGQQQAPGAAVGGSSTGEARGAPTPHEKALTSPSWGKGAELLLGDQPDLMASLDGGAKSDGSSPHAGEFASDEVSTSYANEDEVSSSSDNPPALAKASRSPLVTGSPKLPPRGLGAGEHGPKAPPAPLGLGILSTSTSTPDSYGGGGTGHPGTPGLEQVRTPTSSSGAPPPDEIHPLEILQAQIQLQRQQFSISEDQPLGLKGGKKGECAVGASGAQNGDSELGSCCSEAVKSAMSTIDLDSLMAEHSATWYLPADKALVDGADEDKTLAPWEKAKPQNPNSKEAHDLPPNKASATQPGSHLQCLSVHCTDDVGDAKARASVPTWRSLHSDISNRFGTFVAALT; via the coding sequence ATGTTTGGGCTGGACCAATTCGAGCCCCAGATCAACAGCAGGAACGCTGGCCAGGGCGAGAGGAACTTTAACGAGGCCGGACTAAGCATGAACGCCCACTTTAAGGCCCCGGCTTTCCACGCGGGGGGACCCCCTGGCCCCGTGGACCCTGCCATGAGCGGGCTGGGCGAATCCCCGATCTTGGGCATGAACATGGAGCCTTATGGCTTTCACGCGCGCGGCCACTCGGAGTTGCACGCGGGGGGGCTGCAGGCGCAGCCGGTGCACGGATTCTTTGGAGGCCAACAGCCGCACCACGGCCACCCGGGAGGCCACCACCCCCACCAACATCACCCCCACTTCGGGGGCAACTTCGGCGGGTCGGATCCTGGGGCCTCGTGCCTGCACGGGGGTCGTCTGCTCGGCTACGGCGGCGCGGCCGGCGGCCTGGGCAGCCAGCCGCCCTTCGCCGAGGGTTATGATCACCTGGCGGAGAGCCAGGGGCCGGAGAGCTTCGGCCCGCAGCGACCTGGGAACCTCCCGGACTTCCACAGTTCGGGCGCCTCAGGCCACGCCGTGCCTGCCCCATGCTTGCCGCTGGACCAGAGCCCTAACCGAGCCGCCTCCTTCCATGGCCTGCCCGCCTCCAGTGGCTCCGATTCCCACAGTCTGGAGCCCCGGAGGGTGGCGAACCAAGGAGCCGTCGACTCGCTGGAATACAATTACCCGGGCGAGCCGCCCTCGGGACATTTCGACATGTTTTCCCCCTCTGATTCTGAGGGGCAGCTGCCTCATTATGCAGCGGGTCGTCAGGTTCCCGGGAGCTCTTTCCCGGGTGCCTCGGCCATGCCTAGAGCTGCAGGCATGGTGGGCTTGTCCAAAATGCACgcccagcagcagcaacagcagcagcagcagcacggAGTGTTCTTCGAGAGGTTCGGCGGGACCCGCAAGATGCCCGTGGGTCTGGAGCCTGCAGTAGGCTCCAGGCACCCGTTAATGCAGCCTCCGCAGCAggccccgccgccgcctccgcagCAGCCCCcgcagcagccgccgccgccgccgcctccgcagCAGCaacagccgccgccgccgccgccgcctgggCTTCTGGTCCGGCAAAATTCGTGTCCGCCTGCGCTCCCGCGTCCCCAGCAGGGCGAGGCGGGCACGCCCAGCGGCGGCCTGCAGGACGGGGGCCCCATGCTGCCCAGCCAACACGCGCAGTTCGAGTACCCCATCCACCGTCTGGAGAACCGGAGCATGCACCCTTATTCTGAGCCTGTATTCAACATGCAGCACCCTCCTCCGCAGCAGACGCCCAACCAGCGGCTGCAGCATTTCGACGCACCCCCCTACATGAATGTGGCCAAGAGGCCGCGCTTTGACTTCCCGGGCAGCGCGGGAGTGGATCGCTGCGCTTCGTGGAACGGCAGCATGCACAACGGCGCTCTGGACAACCACCTCTCGCCCTCAGCCTATTCCGGCCTACCCGGCGAGTTCACGCCGCCTGTGCCCGACAGCTTCCCCTCGGGGCCACCCCTGCAGCATCCGGCCCCGGACCACCAGtccctgcagcagcagcagcagcagcagcaacagcagcagcagcagcagcagcagcaacagcagcagcaacgcCAAAACGCGGCCCTCATGATCAAGCAGATGGCGTCGCGGAATCAGCAGCAGCGGCTGCGCCAGCCCAACCTGGCCCAGCTAGGCCACCCCGGGGACGTGGGCCAGGGCGGCCTGGTGCACAGCGGCCCAGTGGGCGGCTTGGCCCAGCCGAACTTCGAGCGCGAAAGCGGCGGCGCGGGCGCCGGGCGCCTGGGCACGTTCGAGCAGCAGGCTCAGCACTTGGCGCAGGAGAGTGCATGGTTCCCAGGTCCGCACCCGCCGCCGGGTGACTTGCTGCCCCGCAGGATGGGAGGTTCAGGCCTGCCCGCTGACTGCGGCCCGCACGACCCCGGACTGGCGCCGCCCCCTCCGCCCGGTGGCTCGGGGGTGCTGTTCCGGGGCTCTCTGCAGGAGCCGCTGAGGATGCCCGGAGAGGGCCACGTGCCCGCGCTGCCCTCCCCTGGCCTGCAGTTCGGGGGCAGCCTGGCCAGCCTGGGGCAGCTGCAGTCGcccggggctggggtggggctgccCAGCGCTCCCTCCGAGCGCCGGCCCCAGCCGCCCGATTTCACAGCGCCAGCGCTCGGGGGCCAGCCTGGCTTCCCGTTCGGCGCAGCGAACCGGCAGGCCACGCCGCACAGCGGCCCAGGCGTGAACTCGCCCCCGAGcgcgggcgggggcggcggcagcacgggcggcggcggcggcgggggcgcaTACCCGCAGCAGCCTGATTTCCAGCCCAGCCAGCGCACCTCGGCCAGTAAGCTGGGCGCGCTCTCGCTGGGCTCCTTCAACAAGCCCAGCTCCAAGGACAACCTGTTCGGCCAGAGTTGCCTGGCTGCACTCTCCACAGCCTGCCAGAACATGATCGCCAGCCTTGGAGCCCCCAACCTCAACGTTACCTTCAACAAGAAGAACCCGCCCGAGGGCAAGAGGAAACTGAGCCAGAACGAGACCGACGGCGCGGCCATGGCCAGCAACCCGGGCTCGGATTACTTCCCGGGAGGGACTGCTCCTGGGGCCGCAGGGCCCGGAGGCCAGTCGGGGACCAGTAGCAGCGGCTCCAAAGCCTCTGGGCCGCCCAATCCGCCCGCCCAGGGAGATGGCACCAGCCTCTCCCCCAACTACACCCTGGAATCAACGTCGGGGAACGACGGCAAGCCGGTTCCCGGGGGCGGCGGCCGGGGACGGGGTCGCAGAAAAAGGGACAGTGGTCACGTGAGCCCCGGGACCTTCTTCGACAAGTACTCGGCAGCGCCGGACAGCGGGGGCGCGCCTGGAGTGAGCCCAGGGCAACAGCAGGCGCCAGGCGCAGCCGTCGGGGGAAGCTCCACAGGCGAGGCGCGCGGGGCGCCTACGCCTCATGAGAAGGCGCTCACGTCGCCTTCGTGGGGGAAGGGGGCCGAGTTGCTCCTGGGGGACCAGCCGGACCTCATGGCGTCCCTGGACGGTGGGGCAAAGTCGGACGGTAGTTCCCCGCACGCGGGCGAGTTCGCCTCGGACGAGGTGAGCACGAGCTACGCCAACGAGGACGAGGTGTCATCCAGCTCCGACAaccccccagccctggccaaAGCGAGTAGGAGCCCTCTGGTGACAGGCTCGCCCAAACTCCCTCCCCGCGGGTTGGGCGCCGGGGAACATGGACCGAAGGCGCCCCCAGCCCCGCTTGGCCTGGGCATCTTGTCTACCTCTACCTCCACCCCCGACAGCTACGGCGGCGGGGGCACGGGCCATCCCGGCACGCCGGGCCTGGAGCAGGTCCGGACCCCAACGAGCAGCAGCGGCGCACCGCCGCCTGACGAGATCCACCCCCTGGAGATCCTCCAGGCACAGATCCAGCTGCAGAGGCAGCAGTTCAGCATCTCTGAGGACCAGCCCCTGGGGCTCAAAGGTGGCAAGAAGGGTGAGTGTGCTGTGGGGGCTTCTGGTGCGCAGAATGGTGACAGCGAGCTGGGCAGCTGCTGCTCCGAGGCCGTCAAGAGCGCCATGAGCACCATCGATCTGGACTCGCTGATGGCAGAGCACAGCGCCACCTGGTACCTGCCGGCCGACAAGGCTTTGGTGGACGGCGCAGACGAGGACAAGACGCTGGCACCCTGGGAGAAGGCCAAACCCCAGAACCCCAACAGCAAAGAAG